The Pseudofrankia inefficax genome window below encodes:
- a CDS encoding helix-turn-helix domain-containing protein: MSAVTVGVGSGRAIAITQGADGPSEHPLMTVPEAAKALRVSEMTIRRAIHSGEMPFVKIGRAYRVPRSFVTGVLAQADQAASQGGAS; this comes from the coding sequence ATGAGCGCCGTGACGGTCGGGGTCGGCTCAGGCCGAGCCATCGCGATCACGCAAGGCGCAGACGGCCCGAGCGAGCACCCCCTGATGACCGTGCCAGAGGCGGCCAAGGCTCTGCGGGTTTCGGAAATGACGATCCGCCGCGCGATCCACAGCGGCGAGATGCCGTTCGTGAAGATCGGCCGGGCCTACCGCGTGCCGCGTTCCTTCGTCACTGGCGTCTTGGCGCAGGCCGACCAGGCCGCCTCGCAGGGTGGTGCCAGTTGA
- a CDS encoding GntR family transcriptional regulator — MSLGIDPASDRAAFRQIADRLRDEIESGELPPGAKLPSERALMDAYGTARGTIREAIALLRSEGLVTVEHGRGAFVRRRPPVRRLASDRFARQHRDRGKAAYLVELEAEGRRPDVQVLYVGPGPAPADVAARLGLDEGGTVLIRRRMYLADGEPMETATSYVPWGIAEGTAMTEAQTGPGGIYARIEEQGHRLGRFSEEVTARMPTDEERRALRLVPGTPVIGLVRTAFAESGTAVEVCDTVLAADRYVLSYELPAR, encoded by the coding sequence GTGAGCCTGGGCATCGACCCGGCAAGCGACCGCGCCGCCTTCCGGCAGATCGCGGATCGTCTGCGTGATGAGATCGAGTCCGGAGAGCTCCCACCGGGTGCCAAGCTCCCGAGTGAGCGCGCCCTCATGGATGCCTACGGGACGGCAAGGGGCACGATCCGGGAGGCGATCGCGCTGCTTCGCTCCGAGGGCCTCGTGACTGTCGAGCACGGCCGAGGTGCGTTCGTACGCCGTCGTCCGCCCGTCCGCCGACTGGCAAGTGATCGATTCGCGCGGCAACACCGTGACCGGGGCAAGGCCGCCTACCTCGTCGAGCTGGAGGCGGAAGGGCGTCGGCCCGACGTGCAGGTTCTGTACGTTGGCCCCGGCCCGGCGCCGGCCGACGTGGCAGCCCGACTCGGCCTGGACGAGGGCGGGACGGTGCTCATCCGTCGGCGGATGTATCTAGCGGACGGCGAGCCAATGGAGACTGCGACGTCGTACGTCCCGTGGGGGATCGCCGAAGGTACGGCGATGACCGAGGCCCAGACGGGTCCGGGTGGGATCTACGCGCGGATCGAAGAGCAAGGTCACCGCCTCGGACGGTTCTCCGAGGAAGTCACCGCGCGCATGCCGACTGACGAGGAGCGCCGCGCCCTGCGGCTAGTCCCAGGTACGCCGGTCATTGGGCTGGTCAGGACGGCATTCGCCGAGTCTGGTACGGCCGTGGAGGTTTGCGACACGGTACTAGCCGCTGATCGCTACGTGCTGTCGTACGAACTTCCCGCACGCTAG
- a CDS encoding lytic transglycosylase domain-containing protein: protein MNGVAAGGGWTVGLLAGAYLAWRWRHPLVAIGLVLAAAVSGGLIPVLAAGGGAAGGPLAAGAPVPAAYRPWVERAGSFCPQISPALIAAQLSQESGFNPNARGSSGEQGIAQFMPRTWPSWATDANHNGPPSPLDPPDAIEAQGHFMCHLAGAASAGVSTGRLHGNVTALALAGYNAGFGAVQAAGGLPAIPSTRAYVTHITNLADRYADPSRL from the coding sequence GTGAACGGCGTCGCCGCCGGCGGCGGCTGGACCGTGGGTCTGCTCGCCGGCGCCTACCTGGCCTGGCGGTGGCGCCATCCGCTGGTCGCCATCGGGCTCGTCCTGGCCGCCGCCGTCTCCGGCGGGCTGATCCCCGTGCTGGCCGCCGGCGGCGGAGCCGCTGGCGGGCCGCTGGCGGCCGGGGCTCCGGTCCCGGCCGCCTACCGGCCGTGGGTCGAGCGGGCGGGCAGCTTCTGCCCGCAGATCAGCCCGGCGCTGATCGCCGCCCAGCTCTCCCAGGAGTCCGGCTTCAACCCGAACGCCCGCGGCAGCTCCGGTGAGCAGGGGATCGCCCAGTTCATGCCCCGCACCTGGCCGAGCTGGGCGACCGACGCGAACCACAACGGCCCGCCGTCCCCGCTGGACCCGCCCGACGCCATCGAGGCCCAGGGCCACTTCATGTGCCACCTCGCCGGCGCCGCCAGCGCCGGTGTCTCCACCGGGCGGCTGCACGGCAACGTCACCGCGCTCGCGCTGGCCGGCTACAACGCCGGCTTCGGCGCGGTCCAGGCCGCCGGCGGCCTACCGGCCATCCCCTCGACCCGCGCCTACGTCACCCACATCACCAATTTGGCCGACCGCTACGCCGACCCGTCCCGCCTCTAA
- a CDS encoding NUDIX hydrolase, which produces MSPAPRHSVSVGAAVVNADGQILTIQRRDNAHWELPGGVLELDEDIHHGLRREVEEETGYQVQPEALTGVYKNMLIGVVALVFRCRIIGGVARTSDESTAVRWMSPVEVENHMDQAYAVRLLDALRDGPPAIRSHDGHVLIVTG; this is translated from the coding sequence ATGAGCCCCGCGCCGCGTCACTCCGTCAGTGTCGGCGCCGCCGTCGTAAACGCCGACGGGCAGATCCTCACGATTCAGCGCCGTGACAACGCTCACTGGGAACTCCCTGGCGGCGTCCTTGAGCTGGACGAGGACATCCACCATGGCCTACGCCGCGAAGTCGAAGAAGAGACCGGATATCAGGTCCAACCCGAGGCCCTTACAGGCGTCTACAAGAACATGCTGATTGGCGTCGTCGCGCTTGTGTTCCGATGCCGCATCATCGGAGGTGTAGCGCGTACGAGCGATGAGTCCACTGCCGTTCGGTGGATGAGCCCCGTCGAGGTCGAGAATCACATGGACCAGGCATACGCTGTCCGTCTCCTCGACGCCCTTCGTGACGGACCACCCGCTATTCGTTCCCACGACGGTCACGTCCTCATCGTCACCGGATAA
- a CDS encoding ATPase AAA has product MPATRDQYQQMRAAAEQAIGRRYVAPDARLRLVRIVVARLGVWRLRAHVAPFVLIGGLWGVGAVVAAVPQIAAVVVLGWALAVGITWGVRRGHYDDDTTARRAAARRVGRTTVLGAGWLGLAAWQGAWGWPAALLWAGGYASSAGWWTRHHIPTPPAVAPIAELPAAPEVPVLEPADPAPVEPDVATLWAQRIGAKDRVLAGSMLTGYRKIGPADAWDIHLNPGVHATGTAIAAAPLIASGISRGIDQVTVDRHPSGVADKALLLVVDRANNPLQRTNPHPGPEKVYNAKTGYGAIGIHPDEAHADWAFVIPDWGLAGGVIFGSTGSGKSTLMTNLAVTAAYTRCISVWAGDPQGGQSIPAIIRRATWPATDNDEILLQLRAGVAAIKIRGVHNSLRNRDLHIPTPAEPGILLILDEIHKIFIRGSEHAHLASLIAREGRKAGVAMIGADQYAGLPTFGDDSALRDNMMAKNLAVLRLTSKSAKGMIPGLDLDPSDLPDVFPDGSPTSGLGYLVGSRRTAPFRGWHTPAADAWMAAAPQVELDRVTAAFIGDDYVRRAERVAATRAEQARMIADFDPDALAALLAADPTLATVLRTTPRRPARPTPAATAAPARTTSDGSLLTLAPLAPVQAAPTLAPLDDTPATPAGPRPAVLDTPGGARIYALLQAGVTRAKDLIEQSGVGKTRAYEVLTELVDAHLVLDAGHGQWALAPTPTRAAR; this is encoded by the coding sequence ATGCCGGCGACCAGAGACCAGTACCAGCAGATGCGCGCCGCGGCCGAGCAGGCCATCGGCCGCCGCTACGTCGCCCCCGACGCCCGGCTACGCCTGGTACGGATCGTCGTCGCGCGCCTCGGTGTGTGGCGGCTGCGCGCCCACGTCGCCCCGTTCGTGCTGATCGGCGGCCTGTGGGGCGTCGGGGCCGTCGTCGCGGCCGTCCCGCAGATCGCCGCGGTGGTCGTCCTCGGCTGGGCGCTGGCCGTGGGGATCACCTGGGGGGTGCGTCGCGGCCACTACGACGACGACACCACCGCCCGGCGCGCCGCGGCCCGCCGCGTCGGACGCACGACTGTCCTGGGCGCCGGCTGGCTGGGGCTGGCCGCGTGGCAGGGGGCGTGGGGCTGGCCGGCGGCGCTGCTGTGGGCCGGCGGGTACGCCTCATCCGCCGGCTGGTGGACCCGTCACCACATCCCCACCCCACCCGCCGTGGCGCCGATCGCCGAGCTGCCCGCCGCACCCGAGGTGCCCGTGCTGGAGCCGGCCGACCCCGCCCCGGTCGAGCCGGACGTCGCCACGCTGTGGGCGCAGCGCATCGGCGCGAAGGACCGCGTCCTCGCGGGCAGCATGCTCACCGGCTACCGCAAGATCGGCCCCGCTGACGCCTGGGACATCCACCTCAACCCGGGCGTGCACGCAACCGGCACCGCGATCGCCGCCGCACCGCTCATCGCGTCCGGGATCAGCCGTGGCATCGACCAGGTCACCGTCGATCGCCACCCGTCCGGCGTCGCCGACAAGGCGCTGCTGCTCGTCGTCGACCGGGCGAACAACCCGCTGCAACGCACCAACCCCCACCCCGGGCCAGAGAAGGTCTACAACGCGAAGACCGGCTACGGCGCCATCGGTATCCACCCCGACGAGGCGCACGCCGACTGGGCATTCGTCATCCCCGACTGGGGCCTGGCCGGCGGGGTCATCTTCGGCTCGACCGGCTCCGGCAAGTCCACCCTGATGACCAACCTCGCGGTCACCGCCGCCTACACCCGCTGCATCTCCGTCTGGGCCGGTGACCCCCAGGGCGGCCAGTCGATCCCCGCGATCATCCGGCGCGCGACCTGGCCCGCGACCGACAACGACGAGATCCTGCTGCAGCTACGCGCCGGCGTCGCCGCCATCAAGATCCGAGGCGTCCACAACAGCCTGCGCAACCGTGACCTGCACATCCCGACCCCCGCCGAGCCCGGCATCCTGCTGATCCTCGACGAGATCCACAAGATCTTCATCCGGGGTTCCGAGCACGCCCACCTGGCCTCGCTGATCGCCCGCGAGGGCCGCAAGGCCGGCGTCGCGATGATCGGCGCCGACCAGTACGCCGGCCTGCCCACGTTCGGCGACGACTCGGCGCTGCGCGACAACATGATGGCCAAGAACCTCGCCGTGCTGCGCCTGACCTCGAAGTCGGCCAAGGGCATGATCCCCGGCCTGGACCTCGACCCCTCGGACCTGCCCGACGTGTTCCCCGACGGCAGCCCGACCTCCGGTCTGGGCTACCTGGTCGGCAGCCGGCGCACCGCCCCGTTCCGCGGCTGGCACACCCCGGCGGCCGACGCCTGGATGGCCGCCGCCCCCCAGGTCGAGCTGGACCGGGTCACCGCCGCGTTCATCGGCGACGACTACGTCCGCCGCGCCGAACGGGTCGCCGCGACCCGCGCCGAACAGGCCCGCATGATCGCCGACTTCGACCCCGACGCGCTCGCCGCGCTGCTCGCCGCCGACCCGACGCTGGCCACCGTCCTGCGCACCACCCCCCGCCGCCCCGCCCGGCCCACCCCCGCGGCCACGGCGGCGCCGGCGCGGACGACCAGCGACGGGTCGCTGCTCACCCTCGCCCCCCTGGCCCCCGTCCAGGCCGCACCGACCCTCGCCCCGCTCGACGACACCCCCGCCACGCCCGCCGGCCCACGCCCGGCGGTCCTCGACACCCCCGGCGGCGCCCGGATCTACGCGCTGCTGCAGGCCGGTGTGACCCGCGCCAAGGACCTCATCGAGCAATCCGGCGTCGGCAAGACCCGCGCCTACGAGGTCCTCACCGAACTCGTC
- a CDS encoding DUF2637 domain-containing protein encodes MSRQHGGSEADGVAKGQVSSSATIGLAVIALVWIGGAIWSFYDQKQFAQELGFIGPVLPLVVDGLPIGLGLIALDASLEGETALGVRLGMALAVCLSLGSNGLYAWWHSHDVTTVVVAVAPVLVSAIAFELALGAIRKRIKRRRGDLPTRAPRERVPELRLIRVLLDPFHELSQWRRTVLAATNPAAAPATREALARLVAAVDQLTPGEIEPPALQDLAAAPRLLAASERDETPALSRRAETKALPASRPQRDVSSRPSRDVSSRPKAAPASRVAETTGAGVSRSSGVESPRRDSQRSKMADYARSQLDAGVEISGADLDRMFGTTNYGSKILRELRSQHDAAQPEAAPVAVPAQLAPAGGLAVADA; translated from the coding sequence GTGAGCCGCCAGCATGGAGGGTCCGAGGCGGACGGCGTGGCCAAGGGGCAGGTGTCGTCGTCGGCGACGATCGGCCTGGCCGTGATCGCCCTGGTCTGGATCGGCGGCGCGATCTGGTCGTTCTACGACCAGAAGCAGTTCGCCCAAGAGCTCGGCTTCATCGGCCCGGTGCTCCCGCTGGTCGTCGACGGGCTACCGATCGGTCTCGGCCTCATCGCGCTGGACGCGTCGCTGGAAGGCGAGACGGCACTCGGCGTGCGTCTTGGGATGGCGCTCGCGGTCTGCCTCTCGCTGGGGTCGAACGGGCTGTACGCCTGGTGGCACAGCCACGACGTGACGACGGTCGTCGTCGCGGTCGCGCCGGTGCTCGTCTCGGCGATCGCGTTCGAGCTGGCGCTCGGCGCGATCCGCAAGCGGATCAAGCGGCGGCGCGGGGATCTCCCGACCCGGGCGCCGCGGGAGCGGGTCCCGGAGCTGCGCCTGATCCGGGTGCTGCTCGACCCGTTCCACGAGCTGTCCCAGTGGCGGCGCACCGTGCTGGCGGCGACGAACCCGGCCGCCGCCCCGGCGACCCGCGAGGCACTGGCCCGGCTGGTCGCCGCCGTCGATCAGCTCACCCCTGGCGAGATCGAGCCGCCGGCTCTCCAGGACCTGGCGGCGGCGCCCCGACTTCTCGCCGCCAGCGAGCGAGACGAGACGCCCGCGCTGTCGCGTCGCGCCGAGACAAAAGCTCTCCCCGCGTCTCGCCCGCAGCGAGACGTCTCGTCTCGGCCCTCGCGAGACGTCTCGTCTCGACCGAAGGCGGCACCCGCGTCTCGCGTCGCCGAGACGACCGGGGCGGGCGTGTCTCGGTCGTCCGGCGTCGAGTCACCGCGACGGGATTCGCAGCGCTCCAAGATGGCCGACTACGCGCGCAGCCAGCTCGACGCGGGCGTGGAGATCAGTGGTGCGGACCTCGACCGGATGTTCGGCACCACCAACTACGGCTCGAAGATCCTGCGCGAGCTGCGCTCCCAGCACGACGCGGCGCAGCCCGAGGCTGCCCCCGTAGCGGTGCCGGCGCAGCTGGCGCCGGCTGGCGGCCTGGCGGTGGCCGATGCCTAG
- a CDS encoding WhiB family transcriptional regulator, with product MSTALSPHWQHRAACRTADPDLFTADHRHPGRARTICASCPVRRDCLADELSSGLHPGGIRAGIGEDDLELLARTITVYRAMVADWHLSLTELAGRREAVGKLDATRALRTLAAAVAESADTTVALALSTAANAPAGEMAAAQKAHRTTLGRLAAAERAAGESGASPDMARWRLRLETRASEAAQTATPTPSPSPAPVPAGPSLAGAA from the coding sequence TTGAGCACCGCCCTGTCCCCTCACTGGCAGCACCGTGCGGCGTGCCGTACGGCCGACCCCGACCTGTTCACCGCCGACCATCGGCACCCTGGCCGGGCCCGCACGATCTGCGCGTCGTGCCCGGTGCGGCGTGACTGCCTCGCCGACGAGCTGTCCTCCGGACTGCACCCGGGCGGTATCCGCGCCGGTATTGGCGAAGACGACCTGGAGCTGCTCGCGCGGACCATCACCGTCTACCGGGCGATGGTCGCCGACTGGCACCTGTCTCTGACGGAGCTGGCCGGTCGTCGGGAGGCCGTCGGCAAGCTGGACGCGACCCGCGCGCTGCGGACCCTGGCGGCCGCCGTCGCCGAGAGCGCCGACACGACGGTCGCGCTCGCGCTGAGCACTGCGGCGAACGCGCCCGCTGGCGAGATGGCGGCCGCGCAGAAGGCCCACCGGACGACGCTCGGGCGCCTGGCGGCCGCGGAGCGCGCGGCCGGCGAGTCCGGGGCGTCGCCGGACATGGCCCGCTGGCGGCTGCGACTGGAGACCCGCGCCAGCGAGGCCGCGCAGACCGCTACCCCGACCCCGAGTCCATCGCCTGCCCCCGTCCCGGCCGGCCCGTCGCTGGCGGGTGCGGCGTGA